A genomic segment from Truepera sp. encodes:
- a CDS encoding TlpA disulfide reductase family protein, with the protein MDALRLGPLVISAPRFYAALGLVLFVGLAELFAWRARRRAAGSGEGSPPRNANWAWNAAFAVLLGARLGFVLENLGYFGGRPLDALAFWQGGFSPWWGLAAGALLVVWSFRGRLGGLRVAATPAAVALAVWLIVPALLSPAGGEAKALPALELERLTGGEVNLAELSTGPLVVNAWATWCLPCRREIPQLARAAAEHPDVTFLLVNQGEQREAVLAFLAAYPAVSLDNVLLDHGMEVSSRLGGVGLPTTYFFAGGGRYVTTHVGEISGAALERAVRGLVSD; encoded by the coding sequence ATGGACGCATTGCGCTTGGGCCCCCTCGTGATCTCCGCCCCCCGCTTCTACGCGGCCCTGGGCCTCGTGCTGTTCGTGGGTCTGGCCGAGTTGTTCGCGTGGCGCGCCCGGCGCCGCGCCGCTGGTTCAGGCGAGGGATCGCCGCCCCGGAACGCCAACTGGGCCTGGAACGCGGCCTTCGCGGTCCTGCTAGGTGCGCGCCTCGGGTTCGTGCTCGAGAACCTCGGCTACTTCGGGGGCAGGCCCCTCGACGCCCTCGCCTTCTGGCAGGGCGGCTTCTCGCCCTGGTGGGGCTTGGCCGCGGGGGCGCTGCTGGTCGTGTGGTCGTTCAGGGGTCGCCTCGGCGGCCTCCGCGTGGCTGCCACCCCCGCCGCGGTAGCGCTGGCCGTCTGGCTGATCGTTCCCGCACTTCTGAGCCCCGCGGGCGGCGAGGCCAAGGCGCTGCCGGCGCTCGAACTGGAACGGCTGACCGGCGGCGAGGTGAACCTCGCCGAACTGAGCACCGGCCCGCTCGTGGTCAACGCTTGGGCCACCTGGTGCCTCCCCTGCAGGCGCGAGATCCCGCAGTTGGCGCGCGCGGCTGCGGAGCACCCAGACGTCACCTTCCTCCTGGTGAACCAGGGCGAGCAGCGCGAGGCCGTCCTCGCCTTCCTGGCCGCCTACCCCGCCGTTTCGCTGGACAACGTCCTGCTGGATCACGGCATGGAGGTCTCGTCGCGCCTGGGTGGGGTGGGGTTACCCACGACCTACTTCTTCGCCGGGGGCGGCCGGTACGTCACCACGCACGTGGGCGAGATCTCGGGCGCGGCGCTGGAACGCGCGGTGCGCGGCCTTGTCAGCGACTGA